The genomic stretch ACCAGTTATCCGCAAAGGGCTGCACATCAGGGAAAGTAGGAACTTCACCTGTCTCTGCGATCATGCTACGCCTCGGCGCAAAGTTCCACGAATTAATACCCCTACGCATAAACCAAAGCTCAATAGGGCGATCGCCGCATTAGCGATCGTCATATTTCCCCAAGGGGCTGTAAAGACAACGCTATTCCATGCCCATGTACTGTGGCTATAGACATAGCGAATTGGCTCAATTGCCCAAGATAAAGGATTGAGACTAGCGATCCATTGCAACCAAGTGGGCATAAATGCAAGGGGAGCAAGGGCTGTGCTTGAAAACATCAAGGGCAAATTAACTAAGAAAATAAAGGCAAGCATCTCTTGATGACCCGGCATCGCAAAAGCGAGACCTAGACTCAACATCGTAAAGTCAATAATTAGCAAAATCAAAATCAAGGACATAACGCCTAAACCGCTTAGACTGGGCAGCCCCGCCCCCATCAAACCACTCACTGAGACGATCGCTAGGGTTTGCACCATACTCAAAGCGATAATAAAAATTGCTGAGGCGACAATAATCGAAAATCGCGATACGAGTGGTGCAACTAAGATGCGATTTAAAAAGCCAAATTCGCGATCGAATAACATTGGCAATCCCGAATTCAGAGCGCTACTAAAGGCTGTAAAAACAATTATTCCCGCCGCTAAAAACTGTACATAGGTCTGACCATCACCCACTAAACCTTTAGGCAAACCACTAAACAATGCTCCAAACAGCAGCAACCACATTAAAGGTTGTAATACCCCTGCAATTAGTGTTGTCGGACGACGACGCAATTGGATAAATAGACGCTTGGTTAAGGCTGATACTTCTTGCCGAAAATCTGCCGACCATACAGTGGGTTGAGGGCTTTCGGGCGTAGCGAATTGCTGGATTTGTGTTTCTTGGGTTGATAAAGGTGGAAGGGAGGTTTGAGTCATATCGTTAATCTGCACAAATTTAGCCACATCATCCATCATAACGTTTTGTCAGGGAATCACTTCGCGATCTCAGCTAACTCACAATTACAGCGCTTTGCGCTGACTTGAAGCCTAGAGGAATTTTTGAAAGCGCAGCTTTGCCACGTTTTCAAAAATTTCTTTGTGCTAACTAATTTAAGCCTCAACAGGCTGTAACTAAGGATTCTCCGCTTGAGATTTTTTGTGGTGCGGCAAAGCTACACTACAAAAAATTGGTTCTTTAAGTAGGTGGACGCAATTAAATATAAAATCCCAAAACCTGTGGTGCACGCTGCGCGTGCGCCACAGGTTTTAGCTCTGATTTTTAATTATGCCTAGCTACTTACATCCAGACAAAGAAATATTAGGTAAAAGTACTTGGTTGCGCTAATCTAGGTTTAGTTTTGTAAAGTCACTAATCCGTCACTTTTTCCTAAGCACATTTTCTGATGACAGCCTTAAACCTTTTGCAAGCTCCGAATACTCCTTCTCGCGCTCAGCAACCTCTGAGGATTACAGCTTTTGGCGATAGCATTATCTATGGCTATGGCGATCCTGTTAATGGTGGCTGGGTAGAGCAACTGCGGCGGCAATGGATGGGGACAGCCGCAGGTCATGTTCTCTACAACTTAGGAGTCAGAGGTGATACGGCTGCCCATGTCAATCAACGCTTAGAGCGCGAATTTTTACTGCGGGGTGAACTTCGCAATAAGCTTCCTGATTTGATGATTTTGTCTGTTGGGGTGAATGATTCCGCAAGAGTTGCCAAGCGCGAAGGCAGAAGCATTACCGATTACGATCGCTTTACTTTAGAGATGGTTAACTTGCTCGACAAAGCACAGAGTCTCTGTCCCGTGATCTTTGTGGGCATGGTTCCCGTTGACGAATCAAAAATGCCTTTTCTCGATTGCTTACATTTCAATCACGAAGATCAATTCCGCTATAAGGAATTCACAAAATCCGCTTGTCAAATGCGAGATATTCCCTACTTAGATATCTTCGATCTATGGCAAGAACGGGGACAAACTTGGATGGGCGATCGCATCTGTCAGGATGGTTTACACCCAAATACTAATGGTTATCTGGCGTTGTTGGAGGATATTCGTAACTGGCAGCCATTAATGCAGTTGGAACAACTGGGATCTGTAGCCTAAGTTGATGTCGAGATACTTACTCAAGCATCAGGCGATCTCCTACTTCCCAATCAATGCTGGGTCTAGGACAGAATTTATTTTGTTATACTTACAACAATAATTGTGAATAAATAGGGAGGCAGGGATTAACATGCTAGATTTCCAGCTATCTGTACAACCACAAACAGAACGAAGACTAAAAAAAATCCTTAGCCAAGTTCAAAATACAGAAGCATTTGCTCTAAATATTATTGCTTACCAAGTTTCTGAACTCCAAAAGGGAATTCTAAATCTGCGTCTGGAATTAGATGATTTTGAGAGAAAATATAATATGACATCTGCCGAGTTTCATCAAAGCTTTTCGGATGGGCGTTTAGAAGATGAAGCGGATTTTATGATATGGGCGGGACTGTATGAAATGCTTTGTCAAAATCAGGTACAGCTTAGCGAACTACGATGATTGAAGATTATTTTGTGCAGCTTGAAGAGATTATCAAAGAGTTTCCCAATATACGCTTTGTCTCAATAACCAAAAAAATTTACAACATTTCGCAGGGGTATATTAGTGGTTCAATTATTTTTGAGAATAATTATCGCTTAGACTTTGTGGAAGTCAAGAATATTGAAGTTCTGAATAAAATAAAATATCGATATCATTACATGAATGATGAGCAGGTAATGATTTTTCGCTATGATAATGCTCCTCATCATGCAAATATTCCTACTTTTCCACATCACAAGCATGATGGAGATAATATTAGAGAAAGTGCTGAACTAAGTTTAGATCAAGTGCTTTTAGAAATATCTCGTCATCAGAGACAGCTATGAATATACATATCGCCCAGAAATGTAATGTAAGTAGCGAAGAGGGTAGAGCATTTGCAAATAGAGATTTTGGTGGGAAATTGAGGAATAGTAGTGCAAATGCTCAACCCCTACGTTAATTTTTGGCATATAGATTTGATCGATTAAAATGGGGGGTAATCTCTTACTACCCTAACAATATGATTGCAGCTAGAGACAACTTCCCTCAACTCACTCCTCAAGAATACTTTGCTTGGGAAGAAAAGCAACTACATAAGCATGAGTATATCGAAGGTGAAATCTATGCTATGAGTGGCGGTAGTGTTAATCATGGACGTATTGCTATTAGATTTACTAGCTTATTTGAGTCTCATCTAGAAGGGAGTAGCTGTATTGTCGGTAACTCTGATATCAAGGTGAAAATAGCTAAATCCGAAAAATATACTTATCCTGATGTCAGCGTCACCTGTGATGATCGCGACAAAACTACCACTCAATACATTACCTATCCATCTCTAATCGTTGAAGTTTTATCACCCAATACTGAATCCTATGATCGCGGTGGGAAGTTCAGACTATATCGTAACAATCCTGTATTAATAGATTATTTACTGGTTAGTTCCACCAGCATCGAAATAGACCTCTATCACAAAAAAGATAATGGGGAATGGATAATTATTAACTATCAAGAAGGTGACATGATCGAGCTAAAGAGCATTAATCTCATCTTTGCGATCGCCCAAATTTACCGAGGACTCACCCTGACTCCAGAAGATGATTTAGCGCAGGCTTAGCCTATGCCGCATCTAAATTTTCTGAATTGGTGCAATTTTAGGATCGATGATTTTTTTGCCTTGACCTGCGAAGGAAACTGCTAAATACATCTTGTCACCAGTACCTAGCAAATTCGCGACTTGACCTTCGCCAAATTTATCATGCATCACGCGATCGCCTACTTGCCAATTAACACTAGGCTTGGGTTTGACAGCATTAACCTTGGCAGGAGGTACGGATCTGAGGGAACCTTTGACGCTGGTAGCTTCAGCGCGTTGACTTGCCTTACTGATAAATTTATCGATGCCATGTCCCGTGAGATATTCTTTGGGAAGTTCGGCTAGGAATTGAGAAGGGATGGCATATTCACGATTGCCATAGAGACGACGGGCTTGAGCATGGCTCAGGAAGAGTTTCTCTTGGGCGCGAGTGATGCCCACATACATGAGGCGACGCTCTTCTTCTAATGCCATTGGATCATTAATGGAACGGAAGCTAGGAAATAGTCCTTGCTCTAAACCAACGAGAAATACCACAGGAAATTCTAAACCCTTAGCGGCATGGAGCGTCATCAGCGTCACTTTCTCCGCATTCTCGCTACTGTCATCGAGGCTAGAGGCTAGGGCTGCATTGGCTAAAAAGGCATCAAGGGAAGCATCTTCATTTTCTTCAGCAAATTGCACTGCTGCATTATAAAGTTCCTGTAAGTTCGCAAGGCGATCGTTTGCCTCATCATTGCTTTGAGCCTTCAGTTCATCGACATAGCCAGATTCTTGGAGAATCCCTTGAATGATATCCGCCGCAGGAGTGACGGGTACTTTCGCTTGCCATTTCTGCATCAGTTCCACAAAGGAGAGAACGCCACGCGCCGATCGCCCTGCGAGGGTTTTAACTGTAGTTTCATCGCTGATGATTTCCCAAATGGGGACGCTGAGTTCTTGGGCAGCCTGTTGCAGCTTATCGAGGGTTGCCTTGCCGATGCTGCGTTTAGGAACATTAATGATTCGCATCAAGCCAAGGGTATCGGAGGGATTCGATAGCAAGCGCAAATAGGAGAGAATATCTTTAATTTCTTTGCGATCGTAAAATCGTAAGCCACCTACGACTTTGTAGGGGATGTTCCAACGCACTAGCATTTCCTCAAAGGGGCGAGATTGGGCGTTAGTACGGTAGAGGATGGCGAAATGTCCGAGATTGGCGCTTGGAGTTTTGGACTTAACCCGACGAATTTGTTCAATTACAAATTGGGCTTCATCCACTTCATCATCGGCGCGATATAGCTCGATCAGGTCGCCATCGGGACGGGTTGCTTTGAGAACCTTATCAATGCGTTGGGAATTGTTGTCAATCAGTTGATTGGCAATTTCGAGAATATTCGCCACAGAACGATAGTTCTCTTCGAGCTTGATCATCGTTTTAGTATGGGCATCGGGCAAGCGATCGCCAAAAGCCTCTTGAAATTCCATCAAGATTGTGAAGTCGGCTGAACGGAAGCTATAAATCGATTGATCCGCGTCACCAACGACAAAAATGGAACGATTCTCCCAAGTGGGTTGATCGTCATTGGTGGATAGTAAGCGAATTAAATCGTATTGGGTGCGATTGGTATCTTGGTATTCATCAACGAGAATATGTGTAAAGCGATTGTGCCAATATTTAAGAACTTCAGAATTTTGCTGAAACAGTCGCACTGGCAAAAAGATTAAATCATCAAAATCGAGGGCATTATTGGTGGCGAGCTGATTTTGATAGAGATTGTAAACTTGCGCGATCGCCCGTTTGCGATAGGGAGAATCATCGCTTTGTTTCTCGTATTCTTCAGGAGTCCAGCCTTTGTTTTTAGCATTACCGATCGCAAAGCGTACCGACTTTGGCTCAAATTTCTTTTCATCGAGATTTAGTTGATTCACCACAATATCTTTGACTAAAGATTGCGCGTCCGAATCATCAAAAATCGAGAAATTCTTTGCCCAACTTCTACCATTACTATCTTTGTATTTATCAATATCTAGCCGTAAAATTCGACAGCACATACTATGGAAAGTCCCCATCCAGAGACCATCTTCAGCAAAACTATTGATATAGCGCTTATAAACTTTCTTCCGTAGTTTCTCCTGTTCCCATTCATTAATTTCGCTGAGAGCCTTCCCTAATTCTCTTTGAGCAATTTCTTGGACTAACAAAGATTGAATGCGTTCATTCATTTCTTTGCCCGCTTTATTGGTAAAGGTCACTGCAAGGATTTGCTCAGGTGCAACACCATGATTGAGCATTAAGTTGGCAATACGATAGGTCAATGTTCTTGTTTTCCCTGACCCCGCACCTGCAACTACTAGCATTGGCCCGTGAAGATGGCTGGCTGCTTTTTGTTGAGCAGGGTTGAGATGATGCAAAAAATTGGAACTCATGGGTGCAGGAGGGGAAAAC from Pseudanabaena sp. Chao 1811 encodes the following:
- a CDS encoding ABC transporter permease — protein: MTQTSLPPLSTQETQIQQFATPESPQPTVWSADFRQEVSALTKRLFIQLRRRPTTLIAGVLQPLMWLLLFGALFSGLPKGLVGDGQTYVQFLAAGIIVFTAFSSALNSGLPMLFDREFGFLNRILVAPLVSRFSIIVASAIFIIALSMVQTLAIVSVSGLMGAGLPSLSGLGVMSLILILLIIDFTMLSLGLAFAMPGHQEMLAFIFLVNLPLMFSSTALAPLAFMPTWLQWIASLNPLSWAIEPIRYVYSHSTWAWNSVVFTAPWGNMTIANAAIALLSFGLCVGVLIRGTLRRGVA
- a CDS encoding GDSL-type esterase/lipase family protein, coding for MTALNLLQAPNTPSRAQQPLRITAFGDSIIYGYGDPVNGGWVEQLRRQWMGTAAGHVLYNLGVRGDTAAHVNQRLEREFLLRGELRNKLPDLMILSVGVNDSARVAKREGRSITDYDRFTLEMVNLLDKAQSLCPVIFVGMVPVDESKMPFLDCLHFNHEDQFRYKEFTKSACQMRDIPYLDIFDLWQERGQTWMGDRICQDGLHPNTNGYLALLEDIRNWQPLMQLEQLGSVA
- a CDS encoding toxin-antitoxin system TumE family protein; translation: MIEDYFVQLEEIIKEFPNIRFVSITKKIYNISQGYISGSIIFENNYRLDFVEVKNIEVLNKIKYRYHYMNDEQVMIFRYDNAPHHANIPTFPHHKHDGDNIRESAELSLDQVLLEISRHQRQL
- a CDS encoding Uma2 family endonuclease, with translation MIAARDNFPQLTPQEYFAWEEKQLHKHEYIEGEIYAMSGGSVNHGRIAIRFTSLFESHLEGSSCIVGNSDIKVKIAKSEKYTYPDVSVTCDDRDKTTTQYITYPSLIVEVLSPNTESYDRGGKFRLYRNNPVLIDYLLVSSTSIEIDLYHKKDNGEWIIINYQEGDMIELKSINLIFAIAQIYRGLTLTPEDDLAQA
- the pcrA gene encoding DNA helicase PcrA, with amino-acid sequence MSSNFLHHLNPAQQKAASHLHGPMLVVAGAGSGKTRTLTYRIANLMLNHGVAPEQILAVTFTNKAGKEMNERIQSLLVQEIAQRELGKALSEINEWEQEKLRKKVYKRYINSFAEDGLWMGTFHSMCCRILRLDIDKYKDSNGRSWAKNFSIFDDSDAQSLVKDIVVNQLNLDEKKFEPKSVRFAIGNAKNKGWTPEEYEKQSDDSPYRKRAIAQVYNLYQNQLATNNALDFDDLIFLPVRLFQQNSEVLKYWHNRFTHILVDEYQDTNRTQYDLIRLLSTNDDQPTWENRSIFVVGDADQSIYSFRSADFTILMEFQEAFGDRLPDAHTKTMIKLEENYRSVANILEIANQLIDNNSQRIDKVLKATRPDGDLIELYRADDEVDEAQFVIEQIRRVKSKTPSANLGHFAILYRTNAQSRPFEEMLVRWNIPYKVVGGLRFYDRKEIKDILSYLRLLSNPSDTLGLMRIINVPKRSIGKATLDKLQQAAQELSVPIWEIISDETTVKTLAGRSARGVLSFVELMQKWQAKVPVTPAADIIQGILQESGYVDELKAQSNDEANDRLANLQELYNAAVQFAEENEDASLDAFLANAALASSLDDSSENAEKVTLMTLHAAKGLEFPVVFLVGLEQGLFPSFRSINDPMALEEERRLMYVGITRAQEKLFLSHAQARRLYGNREYAIPSQFLAELPKEYLTGHGIDKFISKASQRAEATSVKGSLRSVPPAKVNAVKPKPSVNWQVGDRVMHDKFGEGQVANLLGTGDKMYLAVSFAGQGKKIIDPKIAPIQKI